In Solanum lycopersicum chromosome 3, SLM_r2.1, the genomic stretch TCGCTCTTGTATCTGGTATGTGATATACATGCTAATGACACTAAATTTTTTGTCAGTATTTTTGAAACAACACCATTGTTTACCGTATTATGATTAGGAACTTCTCATTTTCTTGATGTTATAGAattataaattagaaaaaaaaggcTAGCCCGCCCCAACCCTCGGCCCTTTTAGGGTTAGATTAGATTGAGCATTTTCATGCCCTTCCAAATGAAAAGTCGACCCGCCCTAGCGCTTTAAATTCCTTGGCCCGCAAGGCTTGGATGGGACGAGGCTAGATTGGCCCTTTTTGATGGGTCTGTTTATAGGACAAAGCAACAAATATTCAAGTCAAATTGGGGGTAACTAAGGACTTATTCGATTCTCATTGTAAGAAGAGAAAGATACACTATATTTCTAAGTTTTTAAAGCTAAATATTAGTATAactttatatgatattttagaACTTTGTATTAAATTACTTAAATCtctatatttatcaaataaaaattttgaaaacagGTACTATGTTGCATCAAATGACTAATATCCTACTTACTTAAAAGAACTTTTCcaaattatataataagatCTGTGATACTGACTTTTAATTTATCTAGATCGTTATAAACTATTAACATGTACAagtgaaaaccaaaaaaataatcatagcTCCAATCATATGTTAGAGTGAATTCGACTTACCTTTTTGTTAATACACCAATCATTTGGTCCGTTTGTTCTTGCATGGGGAAATTTTTTTAGTCACGTCCCATTATGTGTCAAAAAATTTGTGTCaaaaaattcttaataaaaCTCTAGTGGAGTAGGAACAgattaagaaataaaagattgagAAACCGAAAAATTATCTCATTCCCAAATATGAACTATATATAAGGAAATATTAGCTCACAATAACACTGTGCATAGAAAATATTGGTTGGatcaatttcagatttttggtCTTAATCAAAATAGGTCAAGGGCGCGTCGGAACGGTCGGTAGCTGCTTAGTCTCATCCGAGAGTTTAATCTCCTTACTCCTTACTgcttttttcaaagaaaaaaagaaggggGTCGATTTAGGCTCCTTCCCTTCCACTGCGTAGCCGCGCTAGCAGGTACTACGAGCCCTCTGTCCCACGCATCTAACCAGCTCGCGTGGTTCACCGGTTCCACCGAAAACTCTCATTTGTTGGAGCGGAGCATAGTGCGCTTTAGGCGCTGAGCGAGAAAGGTCTCTTCTTTCCTTTCGGTTTATTCACTGATCTGAAACTTAGCACTTGTTTTCTTATTGATTCCCGGGGCGGTGGCATTCTTGAATGAAGTCTATCCGAACCGAATTAGCACTTCTCAGATCAGGCTAGGCCTCTCCAGCTGAGCTGGGCGCCGGGGCCCTGGATGCGCTAGCGATTGGCACATAGGGGAATGGTTGCCCGGGTTTCTCGGCCTGGTATCCTGCACCTCGCGTTCATGATATCTACATTCAACTGTGCCCCGGATACACGTGCAATATTTGTAATAATGTATTTCCCACTTATCTAGATTTAGATATATTCACATTGCTTTCTAGcattataaatgtatatattatctattcaaattatgttTAAgttcttaacttattttaagtcatttttatatttgtaaatacCTTTATAAGTCAAAAACCGACTTAAAAACTGGTTTGACCACATAGGCATCATGTAAGCGCAACGATATAATATTTAACTGTACAAGAATAAATATATACCCAAAATTGGATGATAACGAAAGGTaaatatgacccttttctaaGAGTTAATGGGCAAATATGACCCTCTTTCGAAAGTAATTTTACATTATAACATTTCTAATTTAAGTCATTAatgttgaaaataatttgaagtaCTTATGATAAGGGCAAAATAGGTATATAATATTAGTTCCATTGTTTAAAGAATGACCTCCTTTTCTTTTTAGCGTTGcaaaaagaatgatctcttttttgttttggtaacattttaatttcagtttttcaCGTGAtatgtttaaggccacaagatcaAAAGACAATTTTGTACACTTAAccaaactttaatttaaaaccccaatatataaaagttttttatACTCTTAAACTTCATATCAAATCAAACCATCTCATTTCTTGTGAAACGAAGGGagtaaattatttcttaattattgaaatattgGAACCAGCTTGATTTTTATTTGTCGAAGATTAACATGACCAGGTGTTGACAAACTCAAAAGTTCTTATATTGGATTCACTTGATGGTTATTTGAACCTTATATGACATGAATCTTTTTAAGCATTTTGGTTCCGTGTCTTACAAAGCAGGAGATTTGCATCTCTATACTCTTTTTAACTCTTCGTATGCAGTTAAAAAcgatttaaatttttgaatacgTTCTTGTTAAGACATTCATGGAGCTAATTCTTTGGAAATCTACTATGAAATGAACTTTTGTATTGCCCTCTCTGATAAGATTGATGCTTGACGGAACACTATGTGTGCTTCTGAATTCTGATGACTTCatattctatttattatataCATGATATGATTGAAGAATATTATGTCAATCAAACTGCAATTTGCCTACTCTCTATGTTCTGCACCACTTGTAAGTGTATAAGCACACTATGATGCGCTGTAAATTTCATTAGCTACTACAAATCATTGTGCAATACATTATCTTTAGATTTcttatggtatcagagctttaAGCTTTTCTCTCGCTATGATTCTTAGACTACTAAAACATTGTTTTAGAAGCCAAATGACATAAGCTTCCAACTCGCTTTCAGTCTCTTCACTTCACCATCTCATTGCTTCAGTCTCCATTAAACTCGATCCCTCTAGTTACCTGATATGGAGGACTCAAATATTGCAACTAATACAAGTCACGAGACTAGCCTATCTCGTTCACGATGAAGCAAAAGCAGTTGCCACTTCTACCAGTGGCAAATCCAGTGATACAAGGTAGTAACAGTGATGATAGGGAGGCCGAATTAAgcaaagcataaaataaaaacattggcTTTCTCAATTGAATTGAAGCAAAGTATAGAATAAGAACATTGCCTTTCTCAAGAAGAAATATAGGTTTTGTGTGTTACAGGGTAAAATAACAGAACAAAAATTTGCAGGATCTTGCAAGAAAAGCTATCTGAATATGctcctaataaaataaacaatataacACCATTCAGGCTTAATTTTCTTGTCCATCTTCTTATTTCTggcaattttatatatatatatatatatatatatgtacgaTTTCAATTGCAACAGAATACATCATTAACATTATTTCACAAGTTCATCCAACAAGTCTAATTAATGGAACATTACGGGGATCACAGAAGAGGGACTAATTTGACAACTTCAGTCAATCCAGTGTACGAAGATATTGAACCTTCATCCGGTTGGATAGAGGATGCGGAAAATCATTACCTTTTAATTGATCTTCCTGGTATTCATACTTCATTATTTCCTCGTTTTTGCTTTTCCAAAAAAAGATCTGCTTTTCAGTTGTCATTTCGATTGTAATTTACAAATATTCGAGTCGGAATAATGTGCAGTGATTGAACTCAACAATTATGAGGTTAATTCATTATATGTGTATCTTGctgttttaatttgttaaaaggATTCAAAAGGGAGGAGGTGAAGCTTGAAGTTGACACATTTGACAATATAAAGGTAAGTGGAGAAAGGAAGGTAGGCGAGAATAAATTTATTCGCTTTCAAAAATCAACGATAGCACCTGAAAAATCGAAATCTGAGGATACCAGTGCAAGGATTGAAGACGGGATTCTGTTTGTGATCATCCCAAAAGAATTACCAGAAAACAATGAACGCGAAGAGGCAGCAATTGCTAGCTCTGGTCATGAAGAGAATCAACAAGAGGAAATTGAAAGTTCGAAAGGTCATGATACagaggaaaaagaaaatgataaacaGGGACCGAATGGGGACGAAGAATTTCATGATGCAAAAATGGCGAAAAAATGGCACGAGGCTTATCCAGTGGCAGCAGGGAAAGAAATTCTGAAGAAGAACAAAACGATTGTAATTACAGCATTGCTAGCATTTTCTTTCGGGGTTTACGTTTCTCAAAAATGGCAGTCAAGTAAAATTGATTAAGCTTCGTGACTAGTCATTCTCTAGTAATCCAATTACTTATGTACATAACATACTAAACGTGCAATGAACATACAAATAAGTTTGTTGTTCAAAACTATCGTTTAATTTTGCAAAATGATTCTATAAAATTGCATTTCGAAAATGTAGTGCACTTTACAAAAGTTAACCAGATATATTGGCATAACAGCTTTATAGGACAAAGCATAAATATCCAAGTCAATTGGAGGTAACTAGGGACTTATTTGATTCTGATTGtaacaagagaaaaatacaCTAGAATAAGCATAAGTTCAAAGTTGAATTTTATCTTAAAGGGACCTGATTCCTCATGAAATCTATCCACCAATACAGAAAAGGCACAAACTGTTTATACTTATTACTTTATCCCGATTCGTTGAAGGAAAAATTGTTAGGAAAGTAAATAACGTCTCATATtgatagttaaaaaaaaattatgcatagTAAGTGTAACTATTATTGAAAATCGTGTAGACTTTCAGTAAGTGCAGCTATTATGGAAAATCGTGTAGACTTGATCTGAAACGGATAATATTACACCATGTTAAGAATATCTTTATCGATTAGGGTACGAGAACAGTAGGCCAAAGAACCCACAAAGCTATAAAGGGGACAGAATCCCAATTTTTGTATAATGTGAACATATTGTAATATGTGTGTAATCCCCATAAGCATTTAATACTTTTCAAGAGACAACTTAGGAGCACTAATTCTGGAAGTTTTGTTGGTTAATTCCAACATTATGGTGAAATTGGGGTAATTTTCTAAACTTTAGTCTAGTTAAACACAACTATTACAGgtatatttttaatacatagtAGTATATAGTGGAAACATTACTCATAAAGTGGGATGAAATTCGAAGTTTGAAGATATAA encodes the following:
- the LOC101246615 gene encoding 22.0 kDa heat shock protein-like, with protein sequence MEHYGDHRRGTNLTTSVNPVYEDIEPSSGWIEDAENHYLLIDLPGFKREEVKLEVDTFDNIKVSGERKVGENKFIRFQKSTIAPEKSKSEDTSARIEDGILFVIIPKELPENNEREEAAIASSGHEENQQEEIESSKGHDTEEKENDKQGPNGDEEFHDAKMAKKWHEAYPVAAGKEILKKNKTIVITALLAFSFGVYVSQKWQSSKID